From Anastrepha obliqua isolate idAnaObli1 chromosome 3, idAnaObli1_1.0, whole genome shotgun sequence:
CTTAAAACGCGATAAATGCTCGAGCAAACGAATGTACTCGTAAAAGTTGGGGTTCTTTATATTGGCAAACGAACGATCGTACAAAAGTAGTCGCTCGAACTCATCAACATAATTAATCGCGATCGATTCGTTCGCCATTCCAACGATGGCATGCGCTTGCTTTGTCAGTTTAAAAATAGgcaaaatactaaatattttttcttacctACTTACTTATATATTAACTGAGTTACTGAGatacataaatgttttttaaaaaagagtCTGGGTTACCGTTTTTGTGATGGCAGTTAATTCAATAACTCAACTCTAGCTCGGCTGTATGTGCAGCGAAAAACTCAAGTAGAATTAGAGTTAACTTACCGACACATACCCATTAAGGTGGAGCGATAGTATATAggcataattttatttgtagtttTTGTAGTGGCATAGCAACAGCATGCATAGTTTAATTATTTCTGTGAAaggaatacaatttttgtaggtATGCCAAaagtggtttaaaaaaaaaaaaaaaaaaaaaatcgttctaCCCTAGTACATAGTTGAAAACCGATGGCCATTCCTCAAGGTTCtcaaaaattctgtatttctgTAACTaaggaaacaaaaattgttgaaatgctTTACTAGCAATACTAATTCATATTAAAGAAAGGAAtacgataaaaaaaattggaaaatgggcAGTGCATCACCTACTTCTATCTTTGATACTATTTTCAAGCTGTAACATGCACATTGCATTTGTATATTTCTTATAGTACATCAATAGGCGATTTATTTAACACAAAGTTAAAACGCGCACGAGGAGTACGAAGTTCGATTTTGCCCGTTCTTAAACTCTCTTTTAcatttcttcacgctgtattttaagtatttatgtacatataatgaTTTCTCGTCCCtggaaataaattaacaaaatgcaTAGATTCGATTTACCGAAATACCTACATCAAATTTCTCAAAACCGAACTGAATTTTCATTGACAGTTAGTTAACAGTGAGTCCCAGGTGTTTGTATTATTAATTGAGCCATCAAGTTGTCCTGGtaataaaaaatctataatttGTGGGACCTATGCACAAGCCTATGCATACTTCTCAAAATCGAGCTTTTCATATTTCCAATAAGTTTCTGCTTGAGCTTTCTTTTCATTTGTAGTTAATGCATTTCTATAAATCGGGTGTGTACCAATATAGAGGTCTCCTATGAAAATTGTTGTTATTCATTAATATGgaacaattcaaaattttttaattattttagtattttcttatttttcttttcattcattttgaaattgttgaagacaacaattttcttttaattgtgttcatgtttttggaaaaaataagcgTAAACCACAAACCAGCACTAACAATATCTATGTAGTAGTACAAGGTATCCATTTTGTCAACCAGCGACTCCATTTCGTCCAATCTGCTTACTCTATATATATATCTTCGATCGGATATGCAGTTTCTATGAATTTCTGGTAGAAACGTTGAAATGCACGACTATAAGAGAGGCAAAGGAAAAAGAGCGtataaaaatttggtaataaaaaTACAGCACAACAGGGACTTTTTGACAAGttatgacaatttatttgtttcttattaaattttactaacatttttatgaaaatgcagttaatttaaaaaaaaaaccatgagaccaaattggaaaaaaaacttcaaaactccaaaaaactttttgtaatgAGAACGTAAGTTTCAAGacagtcagcaaaaaaaaattgttataaatcaACGCTAATTTGAGGCACTTCATTTAAAAGCCCAAAGGGGTTGGAAAATAACagacttgaaatttttctgaaaattctaattaaaaagttaaaaatttgtacaaagtgTGAACTCgggtttatatggtttttgtagaaaaattagctatactttaataaaaaaaattgtgaaagttatataagaaacaaatgaactatcaaaacttgtcaataagtccctgGTGCATGGTTAGTAAAAGCACTGTGTATTAACTTACCCAACCGCTTCAGCTACAGGTCGCGTAGATTCCGAGCCTTTGAAGACATGGCATGCAAAACGTTGCACCGTTGGATGTTTCGTTATGAAGCCAATGAAACGATGATCACGTGGATGAAATGCGCAGAATGACACATTCTTTAACGAGTAGAAGTAATCGATGCAGGGTTTCTTGTCCTTCTTCTTAAAGAAAacccatacaaaaaattatatttatattaattaaattttgatgtaaCAGTAGAGCCCAACACAGTCGACTTACATTCGGGCCAGAACGATCCACCATTCGTAGTCCCTGATCCGACACCTCCAGTATGCACACTTGTCCGGTTGGTGAATTTCCATATTCGCCAACAATTTTTCGTACAGCTTGGCATACAACACCTGTACCCTTGTGAGCCAATGTCTCTACCGAACCTAAATAACCGAGTAAATAGCGCTCTTTCTTCACCTGTTGTACTGTGGGATCGAACTCATTGTAGTCCAAATCAACTGCATAGGCCGATGGGAAAATACCCTGCCTACCAGTGCGCAAGTTTACACCCTCGCACCAAAGATCATCAGCCTCTTTTTGTACGTAAATAGCATCGCCGATTTCAACTTCGATCTCATCATGATGACGCGGTATGAATTTGTGTAAGCCACGATGTGTAGCTTCAAGCATTTCCAATTGAGAGAAGGGCACACCGCCTAATGGTTGAGGAAATGGTGATTGTGAAGTGGGTGAAGTGATTTGTGGGGACATGCTTTTGAAGTCATTCGGTGAATGCGCAGTGCTATGACCGCTATCCACATCACCCAAACTCTGTAAACGCTCCGAATCGGGACTAGAGTCCTCATCAAGTAAATAACCACATTTAAGTGTCAAAAATGAGCGTTGATTATTTCGCACAGTTCCATTATTAATGGAATTCGTATTACTGATAATTGTATGGCCTATGATAgcgttgctgttttcatttaaTTGATTGCGTCCATTATTCATTTCATCAGCCAACGAAGTTTGACCATATCCACCACCTAAAAGATGCAGAATGGAAGCTGCAACGAATATGTTCGGGGAGCACATTAAAAACTCACTACAAATAAGAAACTTCTCCAATTGGTGCAAATGATATTTGatgcaaattttgttgcaagGAAATGAACTATGAAAAACGAAATATGACTATGGGTTAGGGTTAGGGTGTAAAAAGGTATATATAAAACGTATCTGGGTATGACAAATAATTgaacataaatttataattttattcaaaatatgtcaaaaaatttcttttagtatatacgagtattcgTAATGAAACCagataatttgtaaataaaattttatcaatggaCTCATTATATACAAAAACTAAGTTctgtaggtaaaaatcgaaccagtaattttcgaaatatttcaatttaggCGAAGATGTGAGGTGAtacttttgtttctttactatcaaattcataaatataGATTTATATCCAAATGAAACTGGGTTAATTTGTATGGaacaattaaagaagaaaacaaagtcCATTCAAGTTTAGTTTGAAATGCATTTCGAGCaccacaaattttaaaagaagctgTCTTTAATACTCGAGTACTCAGaactgcatatatgtatacatatatgcctaACGCCTTAAGATTTAAGGGCAGATGTGCGGTCTGAGGGCGGAGCACAAGACTTTTTTTACGAGCTCTTTATTTGTAATTCAGAAAAAGAAGTTTGACGtagttaaaaaagaattaaacttTTGAAAGATTTTATTAATGAACATATAAAGAACAAAAGTTAGAGTATAGGTccgtttttctaataaaaatcgagtaagaaattttacgacaaaaataaattaattctttttatacCCTCATTTGTGCTACAATAATTTCTCAACAGTCTATTTTATATACGACGCTTGATTGCGATTGCACAATTGTTAGTGTACCCATACGTGTATATGTATTGTGATTTTTTACATCATGCCCACTAACTAAATTTAAtctacaaattaataaaaataagtaaatttataacaaaacagACGTCACAAGTTGtaacatgaaataattttcatggcCATGACAACTAACCACATAATGCACCAACCAACTTACATTTCTTGTTTTTGGGTATTTCCGGTAATTTTCGTCTACGTCGTTGTTGCAGCTGAATTGCGCCAGTGGCAGCAGCTGTATTTGGCGAGAGCAATAATTGGGGACTGACAAGGCAATCGCTGCTGATTGTATTACCAGTGCCGGCGCCTATACCAGTACCAACTATACCACCTATTGCGTCCTGATGATTCAATGGATGATGACGATGTGAATTGAAAGAGTCGTTTGTGTCCAGCGAACCATCCGAAGAGAGTGATACCACTTTCAGACCATCACCAATTTCATCATCTTCCACTTGACGTTGAAGTTTCGTCGACTCACAGCAGAGTTCTCCACCGCCAGCATCTTCCTGATCGGAGGCATCACTTTTTGAAGATGGCGAATCCTCAAGATCGTCATTGGGAATGAGGCTAAAGATTCGATAAACGAAATACAAGTGCGTATTGAAATTTAAACGATActtctaat
This genomic window contains:
- the LOC129241740 gene encoding JNK-interacting protein 1-like, encoding MADSEFEEFHRPIFEPHQLQTYMSPGQKKNNAHTFYSLIPNDDLEDSPSSKSDASDQEDAGGGELCCESTKLQRQVEDDEIGDGLKVVSLSSDGSLDTNDSFNSHRHHPLNHQDAIGGIVGTGIGAGTGNTISSDCLVSPQLLLSPNTAAATGAIQLQQRRRRKLPEIPKNKKSSILHLLGGGYGQTSLADEMNNGRNQLNENSNAIIGHTIISNTNSINNGTVRNNQRSFLTLKCGYLLDEDSSPDSERLQSLGDVDSGHSTAHSPNDFKSMSPQITSPTSQSPFPQPLGGVPFSQLEMLEATHRGLHKFIPRHHDEIEVEIGDAIYVQKEADDLWCEGVNLRTGRQGIFPSAYAVDLDYNEFDPTVQQVKKERYLLGYLGSVETLAHKGTGVVCQAVRKIVGEYGNSPTGQVCILEVSDQGLRMVDRSGPNKKDKKPCIDYFYSLKNVSFCAFHPRDHRFIGFITKHPTVQRFACHVFKGSESTRPVAEAVGRAFQRFYQKFIETAYPIEDIYIE